Within Halobacterium jilantaiense, the genomic segment ACTTCGCGGCGGGCTGGGACCGCATGTACGCGGTCCGGGAGAGCCACAACGACGTGACGTTCGTCGACGAGTTCCTCACACAGGAGTTCGTCGACGCCAATGACTACTTCGCCTACGAGTTCAGCCAGACCCGCGGCGACTTCCGGGCGACAAGCACGGCCGCCGAGGACGTGAAACGCAAGCTACTGCTCCGGTTCACGAACCTCGGGAAGCCGACCATCGCGGTGTACGACGCGAACCACGAGAACCGGGGGGAGCTGTTGCTCGGCCACGAGTACAACGGCGTGATGCTCGACCTCGACCAGGCGGAGGCGACGCTCGAACGCGTCTTCGAGCTGTGGGGGCGGCCCGTCGTGTTGCACACGGTTACCAAGCGCGTGACGGACGCCGAGCGGAAGCGCGCGCGCCGCAACGACCGCGAGCCCGAGCCGGAAGAAGTCGGACTGAAGCTCCGGTACGACGGCGAGGAAGTCGAGCACTCGGAACTCGACTGGGGAGAGGTCGACCACCTCGCCGCGGACGACCTCGACTACGATACGAAGCCCGAGGAGTGGCTGTGAGCCGGCGGGCGACGCGGCGACACCTGAACCGGCCGTCGCGCTGTCGCTGACGGTCCGGGCGGTTCGTCAGGTCACAGCGAGAGTTGCTCCCTGTGTCTCGAACGTCGGGAAGAATCAGGTCGTGACGACGGTGACCGCGCCGTCGAACTCGAGGATGATGCGCTGGGTGACGTCCCCGAAGATGGCTTTCCCGGTGGGAGAGCGTTTGCGGCCCGCGAGGAAGATGTGGTCGGCGTCGGTGCTGTCGGCGAACTGGAGAATCTCGTCGCCCTTCTCGCCGACCCGGCCGGCGGCCTCCGGCTCGATGTCGACATCGCCGAGGACGTCCCGCCCGATGTCCTTCGCGAACGTCCGGGCACCGTCCTGGGCTTCGTCGATGGTGTAGTTGACGTTCAGGTCGGGGATGCTCGCCATCGACTCGCGGCGGTCGCTGTACTCGTCTTCGGTTGTGACGTGCAGCAAGACGAGTTCCGCATCCACACCGGCTGCGAGTTCACCCGCCTCTCGGACCAGCTCTTTCGCGGAGTCGCTGGCCTCGACGACTGCAATCGCTCGTTCCATACCCGGGACGGCGGAACCCACGACAATAAAAGGTGGTGCGCCAGTCGTAGACATGAACAACGCATTTGTAGGGGTAGGGAGAAGTGCCGTCGATGAGTCTCCGGCGTCTGATTGCAGAGGTTCGGGGGCGGGAGAAGACCCTCACCGTCTACGCCCCGGCCGAAGCGGACGTGGTGGACGCGGTCCGGGAGTACTTCGCGTCCCAGCACGTCACCGTCCGGCACGAGCGGACGGACAGCGGCCCGCGAGCCGTGCTCTCGGACGACGGCGAAGAGCTGGCGTCGGTCGATGCCGACGCGCTCCGCAAGCTGACTTCCCGGGACCTCCACGAGGTCGGGGAGGCAGCACCGTACAGCCCGCTGCTCGCGTGCCTCGACCGGACGACGTTCACGTCCTACGACCGCCGCCAGATGACACAGGCGTCCCGCGAGATAGAGGACCGCGCGTGGCGGGCGAATCAGGGCGAACTCCACACGGGGTTCCAGGCGCTCTCGAACGTCGTGACCGAGCGAGAGACCTACGAGCAGTTGGCGACCAGTGGGCTGGACGTCAACGTCTACGGGGTGCCGGACGAGGACCTGGGAGCGACGCCGTTCTCGGTGTTCGGTATCGACACCGAGGAGGTGGCAAAGACCTGGTTCGTGGTGTTCGACGGCGGCGGGAACCGCGAGCAGTCCTCGGCGCTGCTCGCCGAGGAGCGCGGCGAGGGATTCTACGGCCTCTGGACGTACGAGCCGGACCTCGTCGAGCGCGCGCTCGGCGTGCTGGGCGAGTTCCGTGAGCGGGCGTGATGGCCGGCTTCCGAAGCTATTTCCGTGACGCTGGGAGAGATTTCGACGTGACGGGGTTTCGGGAGGTGGTCGCGGACATCGGGGGGCGGAATCGGGTTCTCACCGTCTACGCCGAGGGCGCACGCGAACTGGTTGCGGCCGCTCGGTCGTACTTCGCGTCCCAGAGCGTGACAGTCGCGGAGGAGTCGACCGGCGACGAGCGGGTCGTGCTGTCCGATCCGGACGGGACAGAGCTCGTGACCGTCGGTCTCGACGCGCTCAGAGACCTGACGCGGGGGTTCGAACGCGGCGTCGGCGACGGCGCGTCGTACACCGAACTGCTCTCGCACCTCGACCAGACGACGTTCGTGTCCTACGACCGCCGCCAGATGCTTCAGGCGACCCGGGAGGTCGAGGACCGCGCGTGGCGGCTGGGGGACGGCAGCCTGTACGCCGGATTCCAGCGGCTGTCGAAGCTCCGCGACCAGCGTCGGGTGTACGAGCGGCTGGCGGGCACCGACCTCGACGTTCACGTGTACGGGCAGCGTGACGCGGCGGTGTCCCTGCCGTCGTCGCTGACGGTTCACGAGCGAGAGTCGGCGGCGTTCCTCGATACCTGGTTCGTGCTGTTCGACGCCGACGAGGCGGGCGAGTCGGCGATGCTGCTGGCGGTCGAGGAGTCGGACGGATTCGAGGGGTTCTGGACGTTCGACGACGATCTGGTGGCGGACGGATTGGCGGCGCTGCGGGCGGAGACGTAACCAACGCTTTTCTTGCGGGCCCCCGACCCGCCGGTATGCGAGTGTTCGACACGGGACGGCTGGTAGACGGGCGACGCGACGACGCCGTCGAGGACGCGCGGCTGGTGGTCGACGACGGCGAAGTCGTCGACGCGGGGCCACGCGAGCACGTCGACGCGCCCGCGGACGCAGACAGGGAATCGCTCCCGGACGCGACCATCGTCCCGGGGTTCGTGGACGCGCACGTCCACTTGCAGGGTGCCCGCTCGATGAACATCGAGGACTGGCTGGCGACGCCGGACTCGGAGGCCGCGGCGCGCGCGACCACAGACCTCCGGCGGCTGGTCGACGCCGGGTTCACGAGCGCCCGCGACCTCGGGAGCTCCGTCGGCCTGGGGCTGCGCGCCGCCGTCCGGGACGGCGAGGTGCCGGGGCCGCGGGTGTTCACGAGCGGGCGAGCAATCTCCCAGACCGCGGGCCACGGCGACGTACACGGCGTCCCCCACGAGCGCGTGGCCGACGGCACGCCGCTGTCGACGCTGGCCGACGGGCCGGCTGAGTGCCGGAAGGAAGCCCGGAAGCGCCTCCGCGAAGGGGTCGACTGCCTGAAAGTCATGACGACGGGCGGCGTGCTCAGCCAGCGCGACACCCCGGACGTCCGCCAGTTCACGGACGACGAGATTGCGGCGATGACACAGGAGGCCGAGCGCGTCGGCGTGCAGGTCGCCTCGCACGCGCAGGGTGCCGACGGCATCGTGGCCGCGCTCCGGAACGGCGTCGACACCATCGAGCACGGGTTCCACCTCGACGACCGGGGCCTCGACCTGCTGGCCGAGCGAGACGCGACGTTCGTGCCGACGCTCGCAATCATGCACCGCATCACCGAGCGCGGCGACGACTACGGCGTCCCCGAGTGGGGGCTGGAGAAGTCGCGAGCGGCCCGCGAGTCGCACCTCGACGCCGTCGAGCGAGCCTACGAGGCCGGCGTCCCCGTCGCGGCCGGCACGGACTTCATGGGGCCCGAACTGGTTCCCCACGGGGAGAACGCCCTGGAGATGGAGCTGTTCGTCGACGAGATCGGGATGACCGAGATGGAGGCCATTCAGGCGGGAACGCGCGTGTCGGCGCGCACGCTCCCGCGAGACGACGTGGGGACCCTGGAAGCGGACCAGCGCGCGGACTTCGCCGTGCTGTCTGGGGACCCGCTGGCGGACATCTCCGCGGTGCGGGACGTCGAGGCCACGTACGTGGACGGCGAGCGCGTCGACGGCTACTCGTAGGCGCGAGTGCGCCACGCCGTCGCAATCGCGATGCAGAGCACGACCACGCCGTAGGTCGCGACGACCACGACGGAGTTCCGGCCGGCCGCCTGCACGGCGGCGAACGCGAGCGTCGCGACGCCGAAGGCAGTCAGCGAGAGCGCGAGCACGACCGCGAGCGCCGCCGGGTCGGTCGCTGCCTCGGCGTCGTACAGGGGCAGCACCTCGACCGAGCCGGCGCTGTACAGCACCCACCCGCCGGTGAACAGCGCCGCCGCGAGCGCGAGGTAGGGCGCGGCCGCGACCAGTTCCATACAGAGTCCTGCGGCACGTCGGTCTTAATCCTTCCCCACGGCCGGCGACGGAGGGTAGCGAGCGCGCACGGCGCGGCCTAGGATTCAGGACACTCCCGGCCCTATCGAGTCTATGCGCGACCTCTCGCAGGACCTGACCGCCGGCCAGCCCTACCCCGGTGACCCGCCGGTGCGCGTGACGCCGCACGCGACGATGACCGAGGACGGCTACCGGGTCGCCGAACTCGCCTGCAGCACGCACTCGGGGACGCACGTGGACGCGCCGAGCCACCTGTGCGAGGACGGCGCTTCGCTCGGCGCGTTCGACGTCGCGGACTTCCGATTCGACGCGCGCGTCCTCGATTGTACAGACTTCGGGGACCGCGAGCCGGTTCCCTCCGAGCGCGTCCCGGACACGGACGCCGACCTCCTCCTCGTTCACACGGGATTCGCGACTTACTGGGGCACAGACGAGTACCTCGACCACCCCTACCTCTCGGCGGCGGCCGCCGAGCGCTGCGCGAGCCAGGGGTGCGCCGTCGGCCTCGATGCGCCGAGCGTGGACCCGTCTCCGTCACCGAACGCGAGCGACGACGAGCCAGCCGGCTACCCCGCCCACCACGCGCTGCTCGGTGCCGGCCTGCCGATTCTGGAGAATCTGACGAATCTGGCCGGGCTGCCGGAGCGCGTCACCGTCCACGCGTACCCGCTGCCGGTCGACGCGGACGGTGCCCCCGCCAGGGTCGTCGCCGAGCCCTGAGCGGAGCCCCGGTCACTCCTCGACGGTGCCCTGGCTGCGGATGAATCCGGACTTGAAGCCGATCCAGCCGAGGACGCTGATGAACAGAATCGGCGGGAAGATGACGAACCCCCACAGCGGGTTCAGGCCCCACTTGAGGAGGAGTACGATGTCGGCGATGCCGAGCAGCAGGAACGGCAGGATGGCGAGGCCCGCCTGTTTGCGGCTACCCGAGCCCCCGTCCGTCGGCGTCGGCACGTCCATACACGGCGATTCGCGGGCCACCAGCAAAAGCCAACCGGCTCCCGTCGAACAGCCGTCTCGTTTCCCGTATCACATTCCGTATACGGTGTCGGTTCGGGAGTGGTTCTGAGACGACGCGTCTGTCGGCGTTGAGTCCCCTCAACGCGGCGGTCTCTCGAGCGGACGCGAGCGGTCGTGTTCGCCTCGAGTTTGAAACCGGAGTCCGGCCCGGAACTCGACCCAGCCCTCTTCCGTGCAGCGCCCGATGGGGCGAATAGAATGTCCTGGTTCGACTCGGACTCCTCGACCGCGACCGGTGCGGAATCAGAGGTCGTCCAGGGGCTTCGAGGCGCAACTAGACTCTTCGAGCGGTACGAACTCGCCATCAAGACGGCGCTGGTGTTCACCCTCACGACGGCGTTCGGGCTGGCGTGGCACTCGGTCGCCACCCAGCAGATCGGCAACAACATGAGCGCGCTCCTCGTGTGGTTCTCGCTCATCTTCGCGGCGGGGGCCGCTATCCTCGGCGGCACGGTCAAGCTCTGGGCAGCCGTCCAGGACCGCCGCCGCGACTGGACGTAGACGGGACCGCGAGCGTTTTCACCGACGCGCTCGGAGTAGGGCGCGTGAGCGAGTACGTCACCCACGAGAGCCTGCTATCGGTCGTGGGCACGGTCGAGCGCGCGGGCGGCACGCGCCGTCTGGAGGTCCGGCTGCCAGCTGACAGCGACGCGTCGTTCCCGGTCGGAGACGTGGTTCGAGTCGTTCTCGGCGGCAGCGAGCATCGGGCGCGCGTCGACCAGACTGCCGACGGGACGCCCGTGTTCAGGGGAGCCTACGACACGCCGAGTCAGGCCCGCGACCCGGGCGCTGCGACGAACCGGCTCGGCGAGTGGGTCGAGGACGTGGGTCTGGAAGCCGGTCGGTCGGTCCACGTCGACGTCGTCGAGGCGGAGTTCAAGTACGGCGTACGGGCACCGGGCGCAGACGCGACCTACGAGTCGACCGGCCGGCCCGACCCCGGACTGGCGGACATCGCGGCGTCGCTCGACGACGAGTAGCTGCGGCGTCGGTCAGTCGAGGATACTGGCCTCAGTGACCTCGAAGCGCGCGCCGCGGTCGCCGTCGGTCGGCACCGCGTCGACCCGCCAGTCGTGGGCTTCGGCGATTTCCCGGACGATGGCCAGCCCGAAGCCCGTGCCGTCGTCCGTGGACGTGAACCCGCGTTCGAAGACGTTGTCCAGAGAGTCCTCGGGGATGCCCGGTCCGTCGTCTTCGACCGCGAAACCGTCCGGTAGCGCGGAGACGGTAACGGTGACGCCGTCACTCCCGTCTCCGACGGCGTCTGGGCGGGCCTGCGAGTCAGGACTCGTCGAGCCGTGCTCGACGGCGTTCCGGAAGAGATTCTCGAAGAGTTCCAGGAGGCGGCCGTGGTCGGCCTCGACGCGCGCGCTGTCGACCTCGAAGCGGACGGTCGACTCCGGCGCGTCCACAGAGCTCCAGGCGTCGCTGGCGGCGTCCGCGAGTGACACCGGCTCGGTCTCGTCGACGAGGCGGCCCTGGCGGGCGAGCGCGAGCACGTCCTCGACGAGCGAATTCATGCGGTCCAGAGCGTTCGCCGCCCGGTCGAAGTGCTCCGGGTCACCGGTCTCTCGCGCCAGGTCGAGGCTCCCCGAGGCGACGTTCAGGGGGCTGCGGAGGTCGTGGCTGACGACGCCCGCGAACTGGTCGAGGCGCTCGTTCTGGCGTTCGAGTTCCCGCTCGCGCTCCTTGCGTTCGGTGATGTCGCGGATGGACGCCAGCACGGCTGGCTCCCCCTGGTAGGTGATGATTGTCGTGGAGAACTCACAGTGACGGACATCGCCGTCGGGCCGCTGGACGCGCGCCTCGAACGTCTCCTGGTCGCCGACCTCCGCCGCGCCGTCGGCGACCGTCGTGAGCTTCTCGTGGTCACCGGGGTGGACGACGTCACGGACGTCGATATCGAGGATGGTGTCCTCGTCGCGACCGAACAGCTCGGTGCCACGCGGGTTCACGAAGTCGTAGCCGTCGTCGCGGTGGATGGTGACGGCGTCGTGGCTCTGCTCGATGACGGTCCGGTACTTCTGTTCGCTCTCCCGGAGCGCCTGGTCGGACCAGAGCCGGCTGAGTGTCTCCCCGACGTGGGACATCAGGAGTTCGGCGAGTTCGGCGTCCCGCTCGGAGAACGCGGCTTCGCGCTCGGCGGCCGCCTGGAACACGCCGATGCCCTGAATCGGGACGCTGAGCAGCGACCGGTAGGCGTCGTTGGCGGGTTCGGCGACCTCGTGGTCGGTCACGTCGTCGACGATGATGCGCTTGTCGTCCTGATAGGTCTGTCCGGCGATACCCTCGTCGTCCGGCCGCCGGATGGAGTCCTCGGAGTCCAGTCCGGTCGAGAGTGCGACCGGGACGAGATAGCCGTCGCGCGCCACGTCGATGCCACAGATGTCGAACTCGAGGATGTTCTCCGCGGCGTCGATGGCGAGATGGTAGATGGACTGTTCTTCCTCGCAGCCGACCATCTGAGCGGCGATGCTGTGGAGTTTGCGGAACTGGCGGCGTTCGACTTCGAGGTCCGCGTCCAGGTCGCGGTTGTCGGCCTCTGCCTCGAGTTTCCCGGCGGCGAGCGCGACCGTGCTGCCGACGGCGAGGAGGGTGTCGGTGTCCGACGAGTCGACGGAGTCGTCCGCAGCGAATGCGAGCGTGCCGTGGCGGTCGTCGCCGTCGCTCAGGGGGACGTGGTATTCGCGGCCCGGGTCTGCGTCGACTGTCTCGACGTGCTCCGCGTCCGGCGGCGTTTCCGGCGGGTCTGGGTCCTCGATACCCGCCGTGGCCTCGACGCCGGGTCCGTAGACGTACGCGTAGTCGGGGCCGCTGTCGACGACCGCACGGCAGACCGCCTCGTGTAACCCAGTGACACAGTCGGCCCTGTGGGCCGCCCCGCGAACGTTCGAGAGCAAGCGCCGTTCGTGAGTCATTCGGTCAGTCGCTGCCGGTCTGGCCGTTCGGGAGGTCGCGGAACGCCACCCGGAAGTCGTCGTGGCCGAAGTCGGTCACCGTCTCGTTGATTTGCTCGCGGAGGTTCTCGATGCGGTCGACGAGGTTGTCGTAGGAGTCGTCGAGTTGGACGCTGCCGTCCTCCGCTTCCGATTCGAGGAGGGCGCGCTTCGACATCAGGGAGTACAGCTCCTGGAGTTTGTCGTCGTACTTCGAGCGGTCGAGTAAGGTCTCGACGGTGGCCTTGAGGTCCTCGCGGTCGACCGGTTTCAGCAGGTACTCGTCGAAGCCGAGTTCGACGACGTCCGTGTTCGGACGGACGCCGGTAACCATCGCGACACGGCACTCGTACTCCGCGTTCCGGATGCGTTCGAGGACATCTTCCCCGGAGAGCCCAGGCATGCGACGGTCGAGTAAAACTACGTCGACGTCGTCAGTGTCGAGGGTGTCGAGCGCCACGGTACCCGTCGTAGCAGTCACGACGTTGTACTCGTCGCCAAGCCACGCTGCGTAGACGTCCGTGAGCGCCTCGTCGTCGTCCACCACCAAAACTTCCGCCACTTCGTCGGTCATACAAGCGGTTCCTTGCGATACGTGTCGAACCTGCCAAGTTAAAGGTTTCTCCCTGAGTCTCAGTTCGTCGGACGTGGCGGTCACGACGGAGCGGTACCACCCGAGAATTAAGTTAAAAGGCTTTCGCTGATTGGGGTTACCTGAACGTAATCCTTTGGCTGGCCAAAAAACCCATTAATCGTGTAGAATAGCTCCTATCAGACGCGTTCTCGGCATGAGAACTAACCACACGACCGCGAAACATTTATATGCTTGTCGCTATTACTTTGCATCACAACGAGCCGGGCGGGGAGTCGGTTGTTGCCCGGCGCTTCAACCATAATGAGTGACAGTACAATCCGAACCTACAGCAGTGACCAGCGCCAGACAGAGAACGAATCCACGTCGACGACCGACGAGAGCGTCCTGACCTGCCCCGAGTGCGGCGGGCAGGTCGTCGACGACGAGGAGCACGGCGAATCAGTCTGCGTCGAGTGCGGGCTGGTCGTCGAGGAGGACGGCATCGACCGCGGGCCGGAGTGGCGCGCGTTCGATTCCAAAGAGAAAGACCAGAAGTCCCGCGTGGGCGCGCCGACGACGAACATGATGCACGACAAGGGGCTGTCGACGAACATCGGCTGGCAGGACAAAGACGCCTACGGCAACAGCCTCTCGTCCAACCAGCGTCAGAAGATGCAGCGGCTGCGCAAGTGGAACGAGCGCTTCCGCACCCGCAACAGCAAGGAACGCAACCTCAAGCAGGCCCTCGGCGAAATCGAACGCATGGCCTCCGCGCTCGGCCTCCCGAAGGAGGTACGCGAGACGGCGTCGGTCATCTACCGCCGCGCGCTCTCCGAGGACCTCCTCCCCGGCCGCAGCATCGAGGGCGTCGCCACGGCTGCCCTCTACGCGTCGGCCCGCCAGCTGCAGACGCCGCGCTCCATCGACGAGGTGGCGAACGTCAGCCGCATCGACGAGATGGAGTTCAAGCGCACGTACCGCTACATCGTGCGCGAGCTGAGCCTTGAGGTCGCGCCCGCGGACCCCTCGCAGTACGTCCCGCGGTTCGCCAGCGAACTCGACCTCCCGGACGAGGTCGAGCGTCGCTCCCGGGAACTCCTCGAGAACGCCCAGAAGGACGGCGTCACGTCCGGGAAGTCCCCGGTCGGCCTCGCCGCGGCGGCCATCTACGCGTCCAGCCTGCTCACCAACCACAAGGTGACCCAGAGCGAGGTCAGCGACGTCACGGACGTCAGCGAGGTCACCATCCGGAACCGCTACCAGGAGCTCCTGGAAGCGACCGAAGCGGCCGCCTAGAACCGTGTCGAGCGCTCTACTCGGTACACTCGTCTAATTCTCTCTACGCCGGACGCCGCCACGCAGCGACAGCTACGCGTAGTTCCGTTCGCCGGCCTCGACAGCGACGGGTACGTGGTTGTCCGACGGAGGCACTGCACACGCGAAGTTGTCGCTGTACGCGCAGAAGGGGTTGTACGCGAGGTTGAAGTCCAGCGCGATGGGGTCGCCGTCGTCGGCGTCCGCTGGGTCGACGTCCAGGTATCGGCCGCGGTCGTAGGTCGCGTCATCGTTCGTTGCGTCCGTGAACGGGACGAAGAGCGTGTCTTCGCCCTCGACGTGGAACGCCGTCAGGGTGTAGTGGTCGCCGTCGAGGTCGAAGCCGAGGACGGCGGCCCGCGTGTACTCCGCGGGCGGCCCCTGCGTCGTCTCCAGTTCGACGGACTCGGTGTCCGTGACCGCGCTGTACTTCGCCGTCACTCGGAACTCGGGGTCGGGGTCGAAGTAGTCGAGGCCGTCGAAGCCCTCGCGGTCCTCGGGCGGAATCGGCGACTGGTCGTGGCTGCCGAAGAAGTCGTCTTTCTCCGCGCGGAACTCGCGGACGCGCTCCCGCCACTCGGCCTCGTCGAAGTCCTCGTTCATGGGTGCAGTGTCTCGGCCGACCACCCTAACTGTGGCGACGCGGACGGACACCCTTTTGACTGGTCCAGTCCCTGGTGTAGGTATGCACGTTCTCGACGGGAGTTCCGGTGGCGGTCAACTCGTCCGCACGGCGCTGTCGTGCGCGGCGGTCTCCGGAGAGCCCTTCCGGATGCGGTACGTGCGGCGCGCCCGGTCGAACCCCGGGCTGCAGGCCCAGCACTGCGCCGCTATTGAGGCCGTCGCCGACATCTGTGACGCAGCGACAGAGGGAGTCGAAGTCGGCTCGGAGGCGTTCACATTCGAGCCGCGTGTGGCAGCCGAAGAGGCCGACGAGGAGGAGCCAGTACTCGGCGGGTCGACGAGCGTCGAGGTCGGAACGGCGGGCTCCGTCCCGCTGGTGTTCGACGCGCTGCTGCCGGTGGCGACCGCCCTCGAGGAGCCGATCGAGGCGTCGCTCACGGGCGGGACGGACGCGAAGTGGGCTCCGCCGTTCGACTACTTCCGGCACGTGAAGCTGCCGCTGCTCCGCGAGCACGGCCTCGAAGCCGAGGTCTCGGTCGACCGCCGCGGGTTCTATCCGCGCGGCGGCGGCGAGGCGACGTTGACGGTCCATCCCTCGGAGTTCGCCCCGCTCTCGCTCACGGAGCGCGGCGCTCGCGAGTCCCTGACCGCGTACTCCGTGGCGGAGGCGTCGCTGGCCGAAGACGACGTCGCGGAGCGGCAGGCCGAGGCGGCCGCGCCGGACGCGACTCACGAAATCGAGTACGCAGAGGCGGACTCGGTCGGGTCGGCCGTCGTGCTCGCCGCGGAGTACGAGCAGTCCCGCGCGGGCTTCACGGGTCTCGGCGACCGCACGACGTCCGCCGAGGAAGTCGGTGAGGCGGCCGCCGAGGCGTTCGCCGAGTTCGAGGACGGCGACGCCGCGGTCGACGGCCACCTCGCAGACCAGCTCGTCCCGATTCTCGCGGTCGCCGGCGGCGAGGTGCGTGCGCCCGAGGTGACGACACACGTGGAGACGGTTGTCGACCTGCTCGGGGAGTTCGGCTACGACGTGACTGTCGAGGACGACGGCGACGCGGTCGTCATCTCGGCCTGACGCGCGGCCGACGCTTCGCGGACGCTCTCAGAGGAACAGCGACGCCAGTCCAGCGGTCGCGCCGGCGACGGCGAGCCAGCCGGCGAAGTTCCACCAGGGGACACCCCGGTAGGCCGGCCCGCCGAGGTCGGTGTGGTACGTCCAGTGGCCGTCCGCGACGCCCTTGGGGTCGGCGGCGACGTCGTAGCCGGTCGCGAGCACGGCAGCGAGTGCGACCGCGAGCCAGCCCTCGACCGCGAGCAGCGCGAACCGGTAGGCGACGTAGACGGTGCCGGTCCAGCCGGCGAGCACGTACAGCGGCACGCCGAGCAGCTTCGGACCGACGTGGTGTTCCAGCCAGCCGAGCTGAATCACGACGAGTTCCGCGGCGTACGCGACTGCTGCGCCGCCGACGAACAGCGCGAGCGTCGCGTCCAGCGGCCACGTGACGACGGCGGTGGCGAGCGCGACGGCCCAGAGGGCGAGCACGCTCGCGACGAAGGTGCGCGTGTTCGGCATACGGGAACGGCGTCGGCCCACGCTAAAAGTCGGTCGGTGCGCTCACTGGGTGAGCGTGTCGTTGCCGGGTGCGTCCTCGGGCGCGAGCGCGACCGGGGACTCGTAGGTCACCGACGACCGGTGGACCGTGACGTCGACGGTGGCACGGTAGATGGCGGGCCGCGTGGTCGGGGCGTCCGTCGCGAAGGCTCCGAGTTCGCGGTCGACGAACAGCTGGTAGCGGCCGGTCGCCCGGTCGCCGTCGCTGACGGTCA encodes:
- the rtcA gene encoding RNA 3'-terminal phosphate cyclase, which codes for MHVLDGSSGGGQLVRTALSCAAVSGEPFRMRYVRRARSNPGLQAQHCAAIEAVADICDAATEGVEVGSEAFTFEPRVAAEEADEEEPVLGGSTSVEVGTAGSVPLVFDALLPVATALEEPIEASLTGGTDAKWAPPFDYFRHVKLPLLREHGLEAEVSVDRRGFYPRGGGEATLTVHPSEFAPLSLTERGARESLTAYSVAEASLAEDDVAERQAEAAAPDATHEIEYAEADSVGSAVVLAAEYEQSRAGFTGLGDRTTSAEEVGEAAAEAFAEFEDGDAAVDGHLADQLVPILAVAGGEVRAPEVTTHVETVVDLLGEFGYDVTVEDDGDAVVISA
- a CDS encoding carotenoid biosynthesis protein, with product MPNTRTFVASVLALWAVALATAVVTWPLDATLALFVGGAAVAYAAELVVIQLGWLEHHVGPKLLGVPLYVLAGWTGTVYVAYRFALLAVEGWLAVALAAVLATGYDVAADPKGVADGHWTYHTDLGGPAYRGVPWWNFAGWLAVAGATAGLASLFL